The candidate division WOR-3 bacterium genome includes the window GGTTTCCCACAAAGTTTGATTATATCGTTTTATTATGCCTAATAAATATCATATTCCCAATCTTCCGCAAAGTTTGATTATATCGCTATATTATATCTATAAAACACCTTTATTCCCGGTTCCCCACAAACTTTGATTATATCGCTATCAATATGATAACAGATAATATCTTCTGTCCTTCCACCTCTTGAGTCAAGCAGACCAGAGAAAATACCATACATCCAAATTCTCCCTAAGTTTGATTATATCTCCTATTAAAATTCTCTAAAATTATTGAATGATTCAAGACTTTTGGTATAAGGTAAAATTTATGCTAATATTATCTTCAGATACTAACAATCTTATTAAAAAGTGACATCTTTCAAGCGGTTTTGAATTCAAATGATAAAAAATTTTTCATCTGTTTCGAATATCAGATACCCATATATTTTTATGCTGTTTGCTATCAAATAGAAAACGCCTTCCGTTCTTCGCAAATCTATTATAAAATCTCATAAAATGCCATATATCTTTTAGACTCATTGTATTTAGGACTTGACAGAACTCTACTTGGTTATTAGACTTAAATACTATGTTAGTTATAATTATATCTCTTTTAATGAATGGTTCATTACAATCTGGAGAGGCCGGTTTTAACTTCTTAAAATTGACTCCATCCGCCAAAGAAGCCGCTATGGCAAATACATCGATTAGTGTCGAAAATGATAAATCGTTATCCGGTTTTGATTTTATATATAATCCGGCACAAAGATTGACCAATACCTCTTTGGGTGTCAGTTATCTCAGTCTGCCAGCTGGCATACATTATGGTGTAATTAGTTATAAAAGAAATCGTTTGTTGCCTTTTACTCATTCAAGTGGTGTGAGTTTGATTTTTCTTAATTCAGGACCAATAAAACATACTAATGAACAAGGAAACCCACTGGGAACTTTTTCTGTTTCCTATGCCAATCTGCTTATGGGAGGAACGGTCATTAATAATAATGAACTTAAAGTCGGCGTGAATTTCAAGTTGCTTTATGGCGCAATTGAAAAGTTTTATGGTCTCGGCCTTGCCTCAGATATTGGAGTTCGGTTTCTTCCACCAGTTAAAAACTTAAGCATCGGTTTAGTAATTAGAAATTTAGGTTACCAAATAAAACCATTTGACACTAATTCCGATAAACTGCCTTTAGAATTAGGTATTGGTAGCAGTTATAAAATTGAAGATAATCTTTCTTTTGCTTGGGATATCCGAAAAGCGATTGACAGTCCTATTTTTTTTAGTGTAGGAATTGAAGGTTGGATTAATAAATATTTAGCATTGCGTGGTGGTTATAATTCATTGCGACGAGCATTAGCAACTGGCGGAGGTTCTGATATTTTAGCCGGATTTGCTGTCGGATTGGGAGTAAAAGTGTCAAAATATCAAGTGGATTATAGTTTCACGCCCATGCTCAATTTAGGACGCCAACATCACCTCAGTCTAACGCTTTCCCGATAGTGAACGAACATCTCACTAAATCCTTAAGATGAAAAGACAATGATAATAAAAAAGCAATTTATTAAAGATTTAATGGTTGGACATAAAGTTAATGATATTTTTTTCATTCGAAATCGTCGCCAACTAAAGAAACATGACGGTAGCAAATTTTTAATCTTAGAACTTTCGGACCGGAGTGGTGTAATCTTAGGTAAAATTTGGGATGGAGTCGATGCATTCTACGCTGAAACTAATCCAGGAAATTTTGCCCAAATTCAGGGCGATGTCACTGAATATAATGGCGAAACCCAAATTACCATTGTTAATATCAACCGAGTCGCCGAACAAGATGTCGCAGTAAAAGATTTTATTGCCAGTAGCCGTTTCGATATTGAAACAATGTATGCTGAACTTAAAGATTATATTAACGCAATAAATGATGCAGATTATCGCCGATTACTTAATAATATTTTTGCTCAACCAGAGATATGCCAAAAGTTTAAAATGGCACCAGCCTCAACCGGTGTTCATCATGCTTACCTTGGAGGACTATTAGAACATACTTTATTTATGCTTCGACTCTCAAAATCGATTCCTTTGGTCTATCCAGAAATTGACTATTCATTATTAATTGCCGGCATTATTTTACACGACATTGGTAAAATTAAAGAATATACTTTTGAAAAAGCCATCAGTCATACTGATGAAGGTTATTTGATTGGTCATATTGTTGTTGGCTATGAAATTGTAAAGAGTGAAATCAATAAAATCGCTGAATTTCCCGAGGACAAAAAACAGTTATTACTCCATATCATTTTAAGTCATCATGGCCAAAGAGAATTTGGTTCACCGACAACGCCGAAATTTGCCGAGGCCTACTTAGTCCATACTTTAGATAATTTAGATGCTCGGATGATGATGTATCGGGAAGTTACTGAAAATGCTCAAGGAGCAAAATGGAGCGACTACCATCAATTTTTGGAAACCAAGGTCTTTATTAGACACCGGGATTAGATATTTACAACCCTAATATTATATAAATCCTCACCTGTTATCTTTAATAATCCATTTATAAATATTACTGGATATATCCATTATAATTAAATTTCATAAATTGTTAGTATTCGTTGACATATCTCAGTTTTAGATTGACATTATTGAAATTAGTAGTAAAATAACAACCATGTTAATATCAGCAGGCGCGACCCGAATGGAATTGTTAAAATTGCGTCGTCGACTGGTAATTGCGCGTCGTGGTCATAAACTATTAAAAGACAAACAGGAACTGGTGATGCGCAAAATTTTAGAAATGATTACAACCATTAAAGGTCAACGAAGAAAGATTGCAGAACAGTTACATCAAATAAACCACCAATTGATGTATGCGAAAGCATTGTATGGCGAAACCAACTTTGAATCTGCAATATTAAGTTCTAATCGTTCGATAAATGTTCGAATCGGAACTGGTAATATTGCCAATATTTTAGTGCCAATGATTGAACAAGTTGATTTCAATGGCTCAATCAGAAATTATGACTGGACAAAAACATCCGGCGAATTAGATAACGCTTTATTGACGATGTCGGATTTGACTTTGTCTTTATTAACCTTAGCAATTAATGAAAAGACTTTAGAACTTTTGGCTGAAGAGTTAGAGAAAACCCGTCGCCGAGTAAATGCTTTAGAATTTGTCTTAATTCCATCCATTACAGAAACGATAAAGTATATCACGATGAAATTAGGCGAAACCGAACGGGCAAGTTTAGTTCGGTTAATGCGCATTAAGGAGATTTTACGCGGCTAACTATAAATATTTTGCTCTATCAAGGTGTAACTTGTAAGATTACCGATGTTATCTAAAAGACGCATATTTCTTAGCCTGACGATTATTATGATAATTATTTCGCTGATACCTATCCCAAGAAAATTTCAAAACCAATCCAAGGGTTGGGATAAGATGATTCATTTCTTACTCTATGGCATCTGGGGATTTATTGGCCAAAGTGTTTTGTCAATTGGTGCTTTATTGTTAGGAAGTTTTTTGTCGCTTTTAACTGAATTAGTTCAAAAATTTATTCCGAGCCGAGTTCCGGAAATTGCTGATTTTACCATTAATATCTTAGGCTTAGTTATGGGCACAAGTTTCTGGGAACTAATCGCAAGGCAGGTTAATGATTAATCTAATGAGTTGGCAAGGAATAAGGTCTGAAAATACTAAAAAATTATCTCTGAATTTGCTAAGATTAAAAATAATCAATGAATTCCTGGTATTCTGTGTCAAAAATTTATTTGCTCAAAAGACGCAGTCTTTTGGCTTTTGACTTTGTTGAGATATGATAATATCTAATCCTAAAGGCACACAAGACTTTTTACCACCAATTTCTGAACAGAAGTATTATCTGGAAACTCAATTTCGCAAAATTGTGGCACTTTATGGATTTTCTGAGATTGTCACACCTTGTTTTGAACATACCGAACTATTTTTGCGTTCAACTGGTTTGACTACGGACATTGTCACTAAACAGATCTATTCTTTTACTGATAAAGGTGGTAGAGACTTAACATTACGACCTGAAGGCACACCGGGCGTCATTCGAGCATTTCTCCAAAATAATCTTAAGCCACCAGTAAGGTTATTTTATATTGGTCCGATGTTTCGTTACGAAAAACCTCAAAAAGGCCGGTACCGAGAATTCTATCAATTAGGCATTGAAGTTATCGGCGAAGCCCATCCTCAAACCGATATTGAAGTAATTGAAATGGGGTTAAATTTCTTTTCTGCAGTTAATATCAAAGATATTGTTGTCAAGGTAAATAGTGTTGGCTGTGGATTATGTCGAAATAAGTTTCGCACTGACTTGGTATTCTTTCTCAATACCGTGCAAGATAAGATTTGTCAGGACTGTAAATCTCGATTAGAACGCAATCCGTTACGGGTGTTTGATTGCAAGGAAACTACTTGCCAAGAATTATACCAGTCAGCACCGAAAATTGCTGATTATCTCTGTTACGACTGTCAAAACCATTTCCAAATCGTGCTTCAAGAATTAACCGAGCGCAAACTGCCCTTTGAACTTGATAAGATGATGGTTCGCGGATTAGATTATTACACCCGAACAACCTTTGAATATGTCCCAAGTCTTACTACTACTTTAGGAGCCCAAGACAGTTTAGGCGGAGGCGGTCGATACGACAATTTAATTGAAGATTTCGGTGGTCCTAAAATTCCTGCGATTGGCTTTGCTTTAGGATTAGAGCGCATTCTAATTTATTTAGGAAACCCAGCAACACCACGCAAAAACTTAGTCTATCTAATTCCTTTAGATAACGAAGCCGAAAAACTTGCTAAACAATTAGTGATTGAACTTCGAGAAAATCAGATTCCAGCAATCTTAAATCTGCCAGATAAAAATTTACGAAGTGGGTTAGGTATTGCTGACAATTTGTCTTGCGAATATGTGATAATTATTGGGTCAGAAGAAATTAAAAAACAGGTATATACTGTCAAGAAATTATCGGTAAAAAGTCAACAAGAAGTCCCTCAAGACAAAATCATTGACTTTCTTAAAAAAGCATTTGCCAACCAGTTAATAAAGACATCCTAAACAAACATCTTAAAGCATTGCCCTTAGCCTCTGATTAGCAAAAGAGTTGCTAAAAATAAATTAACTCAGTGGCTCATCTGCTCTATAGAAAAATTTACTTGGGCTAACTAACAATTTTAATATGATTTTGGGACTAAGGATTAAGACTGACTGAAACTGCTCCCTTGGGACACTTATATTTACATTCTAAACACCGAATGCATTCTTTGGCATTAGGATTATCATAAATATTAATATCAACCGGGCAGACTTTTCGGCAGAGATTACATTTATTTTCTCCGCACTTACTTGGGTCAACCGACATTCTAACTAAAGAAAATCGGTTAAATACAGAGTAAATTGCACCGATTGGACAAAAAACTCGACAGAAGAATCGCTTAATAAAAATCGACCCAACAATAACCAATATCAATATTGCGATTTTAGCCTTAAAGAGCCAGCCGACTAATGCTTTTAATTCACCGGTCTTATCAGTAAGCACAATCGGAAGTCCGGCTTCGAGAATTCCAGCCGGACAGAGCATACAAAACCAAGGTTCAGTAGTTAAATAAACAATAATACCAGCAACGCCAATTAATACTGCATATTTAGTATAAGTTGTCCATTGAGGAAGATTAAATTTGAAACGAGTGAACTTCTTTAGTAAATCCTGTAAAAATCCAAAAGGACAGACCCAGGCACAGGACATTCGTCCTACCAAAATCCCGACCACTCCAAAAAATCCGGCAATATAAAAGGGAATTTGCCTAATACCGATAAAATGTTGCAATGCTCCCATTGGACAACCAAACCGAGTAAGCGGACATCCCCAGCATGTTAGAATGGGCACACAAAATCTTTTTGTGAATCCCTGATAGATTGTTCCAGTCCATAAAGCCGGATAATAACTTAACTGAATAATTGTTGCAATAATCTGCCCTAATCGATATGGTCGTAATTTCTTCACTGCTGTAACCCCATACAAGATAGGCACATTACTGAACCGACAGTCTCTGTCTCAACCGGTTCGCCTTTTTTGACCCCATAAAAGATACCGGCAATAGAGATGAATAAAATAATAATGATTATTATTAATCTTTTCATTAAAAGATACTGGTTAATACAATTTTAACACCTTTGAATGGCGCTTCAAATCGACAGACACCGCCAGAACAGACCAAACCGCCTTTTTCACTGCCAATCCGCACGCGTAGATTATGTTTATTAGTAATATCAAGACTCAATTCCGCCATAGGCCAGTGCTTTTCTACCCCAAGTTTTGACAATAGCCAATTAGGTATCCGATTTCGTCGTTCATAGCGCAAAGTTAATTGGAATAATTCTGATTTTCCAATTGAAACCGAGAGGGCATGCTCGAAATATTTACTGCTATCAGCCGAAATAAAATTATGCTCATAGCCGGCATCAAGGAAAAACGCATTAAAATTATAAGTTGCTTCTAATGATGGTTTCAGTTCAGTCTTTTTAAGTATGGGCAATTCAATTTTGTCTTTAACATTTCGTTCAATCATTCCATTTACTTCTAAATTTTCTCCAACATTAAACTTTATTTTAAGGATTTGCTCTAAGATACCTTCAGTTTTATCATGGGTTTTAAGAGTATTATAATTACCTTCTAAGCTTAGATAGTCAAATGGTGAATAATTTATTGAAGTGCCAAAACCAAATTCATTTATTCCTCGATTAACTGAAATACCTGATTTAATTGGTGTCGGTGGTTCATTATAACGATAGCCAAGACCACCAAATCCAATTGAATCATAATCCATAATCTGAAAGAATAAACCCAAGCCCGAAAATGTAAGATTAGAGGAAAAAAGTATTCCGTTACCAGTTAATCGTCCACCAATACCAGGATATGAACTGAGTTGCCGAGCGTATTCAAAATATCCTTGATACGGTCCCATTGCAAACTCAATATTACCACCCAAAAGTTCCGTAAATGCTCGTGGTGTCAAATCAATTCTGCGATTATAGCGCACATATCTACCACCAATGTTCACCGTGATAATTTCGGGTGTGGGTAGTTTGCTTTCTAAATTAATTCCGCGAATCTGGTCAGAAGTATCGTTTTTTATCTTATACGCATTCTCTTCAAAAAAGATATTGCGTGGTCGGCCAAATAAGGCAGACAATTCGCTATGAAACATCTTAAGAGTGGCTTTAGCACCATAAATTGAATTGTCGGTTCTAAAATCTTCATCCAGAAACTGATTTAAGACCAATCCGCGGCCAAAAGTTGTGTAATATGTGCCATAGATAATATCAATCACTTCCTGAACGTATTCAATATTATAATCAATATATTGTAATCGTCTCTGATTGGGTAAAGACGGTTGCCAGAAAAAGAAAAGACCGCGTAGCGTGAGATTATTATAAGTAAAGGAAAGTTTTAATTTATCTTCAATATGTTCCTTGAGTGTATCAACAAACAACCAGTATTCAGCAGTATTGCCACCACCAAACTGAATCGCTTGTGCTGACAACAAATGGGTAAATAACCAGCAAGAAATAAGAAATAAACCACAAGCAACAGTTAGCGTTTTGTTGGTTGTCATAACTTTATAATAAATTGCTAAATCCTATAGTTCAGGCATAAATTATTAACATATAAATACTACTTTCCCTTGTGTTCGCAACCCTTACACTCTGCGCATTTTTTCATTAGTTTACGGAGTGATACCATTATCTTTTTCTCATCTCCCGGCTTATAGCCCTGATGCGTAAAGACAATTTTTTTATCCTGATTAATAATAAAGAATGTGGGCATAACCTGGACATTATAGGATTTACGCAACTTATTTTCTGGGTCTAAGACAATCTGATATCGCCATTTGCGACCAGCAACAAATGATTTTACTTCATCTTTAGATTTTGCCTTATCCTGACTGATTGCTAAAAAAGTTACCCCCAATGATTCAATCTCAGGATAATACGGTTTTAAGGCATCAAGTTCTTTTATACACATTTTACACCACAATGCCCAAAAACTCATTATCACCGGTCCTTTCTTAACTAAAGAGTCCAGGATAACAACTTTACCGGAAACATCATAAAGGGTAAAACTTGGCGCATCTTTTAAAGAAACAATTTGTTCATCAGCCAAAAGAAGTGTTAGGCAACTAAGAAGAAAAATTGTTATAATTGT containing:
- a CDS encoding PorV/PorQ family protein, encoding MLVIIISLLMNGSLQSGEAGFNFLKLTPSAKEAAMANTSISVENDKSLSGFDFIYNPAQRLTNTSLGVSYLSLPAGIHYGVISYKRNRLLPFTHSSGVSLIFLNSGPIKHTNEQGNPLGTFSVSYANLLMGGTVINNNELKVGVNFKLLYGAIEKFYGLGLASDIGVRFLPPVKNLSIGLVIRNLGYQIKPFDTNSDKLPLELGIGSSYKIEDNLSFAWDIRKAIDSPIFFSVGIEGWINKYLALRGGYNSLRRALATGGGSDILAGFAVGLGVKVSKYQVDYSFTPMLNLGRQHHLSLTLSR
- a CDS encoding VanZ family protein, giving the protein MLSKRRIFLSLTIIMIIISLIPIPRKFQNQSKGWDKMIHFLLYGIWGFIGQSVLSIGALLLGSFLSLLTELVQKFIPSRVPEIADFTINILGLVMGTSFWELIARQVND
- a CDS encoding TlpA family protein disulfide reductase, which encodes MKKTIITIFLLSCLTLLLADEQIVSLKDAPSFTLYDVSGKVVILDSLVKKGPVIMSFWALWCKMCIKELDALKPYYPEIESLGVTFLAISQDKAKSKDEVKSFVAGRKWRYQIVLDPENKLRKSYNVQVMPTFFIINQDKKIVFTHQGYKPGDEKKIMVSLRKLMKKCAECKGCEHKGK
- a CDS encoding HD domain-containing protein — translated: MIIKKQFIKDLMVGHKVNDIFFIRNRRQLKKHDGSKFLILELSDRSGVILGKIWDGVDAFYAETNPGNFAQIQGDVTEYNGETQITIVNINRVAEQDVAVKDFIASSRFDIETMYAELKDYINAINDADYRRLLNNIFAQPEICQKFKMAPASTGVHHAYLGGLLEHTLFMLRLSKSIPLVYPEIDYSLLIAGIILHDIGKIKEYTFEKAISHTDEGYLIGHIVVGYEIVKSEINKIAEFPEDKKQLLLHIILSHHGQREFGSPTTPKFAEAYLVHTLDNLDARMMMYREVTENAQGAKWSDYHQFLETKVFIRHRD
- a CDS encoding V-type ATP synthase subunit D, with translation MLISAGATRMELLKLRRRLVIARRGHKLLKDKQELVMRKILEMITTIKGQRRKIAEQLHQINHQLMYAKALYGETNFESAILSSNRSINVRIGTGNIANILVPMIEQVDFNGSIRNYDWTKTSGELDNALLTMSDLTLSLLTLAINEKTLELLAEELEKTRRRVNALEFVLIPSITETIKYITMKLGETERASLVRLMRIKEILRG
- the hisS gene encoding histidine--tRNA ligase, whose amino-acid sequence is MIISNPKGTQDFLPPISEQKYYLETQFRKIVALYGFSEIVTPCFEHTELFLRSTGLTTDIVTKQIYSFTDKGGRDLTLRPEGTPGVIRAFLQNNLKPPVRLFYIGPMFRYEKPQKGRYREFYQLGIEVIGEAHPQTDIEVIEMGLNFFSAVNIKDIVVKVNSVGCGLCRNKFRTDLVFFLNTVQDKICQDCKSRLERNPLRVFDCKETTCQELYQSAPKIADYLCYDCQNHFQIVLQELTERKLPFELDKMMVRGLDYYTRTTFEYVPSLTTTLGAQDSLGGGGRYDNLIEDFGGPKIPAIGFALGLERILIYLGNPATPRKNLVYLIPLDNEAEKLAKQLVIELRENQIPAILNLPDKNLRSGLGIADNLSCEYVIIIGSEEIKKQVYTVKKLSVKSQQEVPQDKIIDFLKKAFANQLIKTS
- a CDS encoding 4Fe-4S binding protein; the protein is MKKLRPYRLGQIIATIIQLSYYPALWTGTIYQGFTKRFCVPILTCWGCPLTRFGCPMGALQHFIGIRQIPFYIAGFFGVVGILVGRMSCAWVCPFGFLQDLLKKFTRFKFNLPQWTTYTKYAVLIGVAGIIVYLTTEPWFCMLCPAGILEAGLPIVLTDKTGELKALVGWLFKAKIAILILVIVGSIFIKRFFCRVFCPIGAIYSVFNRFSLVRMSVDPSKCGENKCNLCRKVCPVDINIYDNPNAKECIRCLECKYKCPKGAVSVSLNP
- a CDS encoding DUF6029 family protein codes for the protein MTTNKTLTVACGLFLISCWLFTHLLSAQAIQFGGGNTAEYWLFVDTLKEHIEDKLKLSFTYNNLTLRGLFFFWQPSLPNQRRLQYIDYNIEYVQEVIDIIYGTYYTTFGRGLVLNQFLDEDFRTDNSIYGAKATLKMFHSELSALFGRPRNIFFEENAYKIKNDTSDQIRGINLESKLPTPEIITVNIGGRYVRYNRRIDLTPRAFTELLGGNIEFAMGPYQGYFEYARQLSSYPGIGGRLTGNGILFSSNLTFSGLGLFFQIMDYDSIGFGGLGYRYNEPPTPIKSGISVNRGINEFGFGTSINYSPFDYLSLEGNYNTLKTHDKTEGILEQILKIKFNVGENLEVNGMIERNVKDKIELPILKKTELKPSLEATYNFNAFFLDAGYEHNFISADSSKYFEHALSVSIGKSELFQLTLRYERRNRIPNWLLSKLGVEKHWPMAELSLDITNKHNLRVRIGSEKGGLVCSGGVCRFEAPFKGVKIVLTSIF